A part of Armatimonadota bacterium genomic DNA contains:
- a CDS encoding glycoside hydrolase family 92 protein: protein MSLLQYVDPLQGTYSHYQFSTGNTLPIMAMPYGMAHWTIQTDNVRGWFFNPLTPKIQGIRCTHQPSPWMGDYGAFTVLPQVGKRLISCGKRATAFRLEKSTIKPHHIEVELIGSGTKLSVSPTVRGAIFRFDFSQRAHRRVIFEGTKGETHFSLEDDNRTIVGYTRGNSGGVPENFAHYFVAVLDADVTSSSAFKDDEFIEGSTGDAIGFCVELADGDAPVSMRVATSFISLDQAKLNLKAELETQTFDSVLADAENEWENLLGTIQVESDDVDRLRTFYSCFYRTKLFPRVWHEIDASGEMVHFSPYDGQVHDGPLYADTGFWDTYRTLFPLMTILEPDRHSEVLRGFVNAYHESGWLPQWPSPGHRVCMPGTHLDVTIADSVAKGLTDFDVAAALDGMVRHADNPVGDGPYGAGRDNIAEYLQHGYVLATSHASVSQSLDYAYDDWCIGQVATYLGQSDLADRMNARALNYQKLWDPSVGFMRARHADGSWMQPFDQFAWGGPYCEGGPWQSSWAIQHDPKGLMDLLGGPEALTAKMDEMLSLPPRFACGGYSQEIHEITEMAVADFGQYAHSNQPVHHVLFLYAAAGRMDRLQFETRRILEEYYQPTTLPGDEDNGEMCAWYVLCTLGFYPFCPGRAEYILASPLFPRATVSLPNGKSLTVLAHGSGRYVSTVKLNGTELQTTISHQDLVSGGTLEFTMSDRS, encoded by the coding sequence ATGAGCCTCCTTCAGTACGTCGATCCACTCCAGGGAACCTATTCCCACTACCAATTCTCGACCGGCAACACCCTACCCATCATGGCGATGCCCTACGGAATGGCGCACTGGACCATCCAAACCGACAACGTCCGCGGCTGGTTCTTCAACCCCCTCACCCCAAAAATCCAAGGCATCCGATGCACCCACCAGCCCAGCCCTTGGATGGGCGACTACGGAGCCTTCACCGTCCTCCCCCAGGTCGGCAAACGACTCATTTCCTGCGGAAAACGCGCAACCGCCTTCCGCCTCGAAAAATCCACGATCAAGCCTCACCACATCGAGGTCGAACTCATCGGCTCCGGCACTAAACTCTCCGTCAGCCCAACCGTCCGAGGTGCCATCTTCCGATTCGATTTCTCCCAACGGGCCCACCGCCGGGTGATTTTTGAAGGCACAAAGGGCGAAACCCACTTCTCCCTCGAGGACGACAATCGCACCATCGTCGGCTACACGCGCGGCAACTCCGGCGGCGTCCCCGAAAACTTCGCGCACTACTTCGTGGCCGTGCTCGACGCCGACGTAACTTCCTCATCCGCTTTCAAGGACGACGAGTTCATCGAAGGTTCCACCGGTGACGCCATCGGCTTCTGCGTCGAACTCGCCGACGGTGACGCCCCCGTCTCCATGCGAGTCGCCACCTCGTTCATTTCTCTCGACCAAGCCAAGCTCAACCTCAAAGCCGAACTTGAAACTCAAACCTTCGACTCCGTCCTCGCCGATGCCGAAAATGAGTGGGAAAACCTTCTCGGCACCATCCAAGTTGAGTCTGACGACGTCGACCGCCTCCGAACGTTCTATTCCTGCTTCTACCGCACCAAGCTCTTCCCGCGCGTTTGGCACGAGATCGACGCCTCAGGCGAAATGGTCCACTTCAGCCCCTACGACGGCCAGGTCCACGACGGCCCGCTCTACGCCGACACCGGCTTCTGGGACACCTACCGCACCCTCTTCCCGCTCATGACCATCCTCGAACCCGACCGCCATTCCGAGGTCCTGCGCGGGTTCGTCAACGCCTATCACGAAAGCGGATGGCTACCCCAATGGCCCTCGCCTGGCCACCGAGTCTGCATGCCCGGCACCCACCTTGACGTCACCATCGCCGATTCCGTCGCCAAGGGCCTCACCGATTTTGACGTCGCCGCCGCCCTCGACGGCATGGTCCGCCACGCCGACAACCCGGTCGGCGACGGTCCCTACGGTGCCGGACGAGACAACATCGCCGAATACCTTCAGCACGGCTATGTCCTCGCCACCAGCCACGCCTCCGTCTCCCAATCCCTCGACTACGCCTACGACGACTGGTGCATCGGCCAAGTCGCCACCTACCTCGGCCAAAGCGACCTCGCCGACCGAATGAACGCCCGCGCCCTCAACTACCAAAAGCTGTGGGACCCATCCGTCGGCTTCATGCGAGCGCGCCACGCCGATGGCTCGTGGATGCAACCCTTCGACCAATTCGCCTGGGGCGGCCCCTACTGCGAAGGCGGCCCGTGGCAAAGCTCGTGGGCTATCCAGCATGACCCCAAGGGCCTCATGGACCTACTCGGCGGACCCGAAGCCCTCACTGCCAAGATGGACGAAATGCTATCTCTACCACCTCGCTTCGCGTGCGGCGGATACTCCCAAGAGATACATGAGATTACCGAGATGGCAGTGGCTGACTTCGGCCAATATGCCCATTCCAACCAGCCGGTCCACCACGTGCTCTTCTTGTACGCCGCGGCCGGACGCATGGACCGCCTGCAGTTCGAAACCCGACGCATCCTCGAGGAGTACTACCAGCCCACCACCCTCCCCGGCGACGAGGATAACGGCGAGATGTGCGCTTGGTACGTGCTCTGCACCCTCGGCTTCTACCCGTTCTGCCCCGGCCGCGCCGAATACATCCTCGCCTCCCCCCTCTTCCCCCGCGCGACTGTCTCCTTGCCCAACGGCAAATCCCTAACCGTCCTCGCCCACGGCTCAGGCCGCTACGTCTCGACGGTCAAGCTCAACGGCACCGAACTCCAAACCACCATCTCCCACCAAGACCTCGTCTCCGGAGGAACGCTCGAATTCACGATGTCCGATCGAAGCTAG